GTCCGAACATCGCCGGCGATCTGGTATCGGATCCCATCCTCCCCGATGCCAGGGTCCGCACTTAGCGAGCCTGGCTACGGTCAGCCAGCTGCCCCGGATCAGGCCGTATTCGGTCAGCGCATCCACGGCGTACTGGCTGCAGGTTGGGACGAAACGACAGGAGGCCGGCCGTAGCGGAGA
The nucleotide sequence above comes from Mycobacterium pseudokansasii. Encoded proteins:
- the yidD gene encoding membrane protein insertion efficiency factor YidD translates to MIDLYRHMVSPLRPASCRFVPTCSQYAVDALTEYGLIRGSWLTVARLAKCGPWHRGGWDPIPDRRRCSDCDVRGDLPAKQGESESFV